Proteins from a genomic interval of Hydrogenophaga sp. PAMC20947:
- a CDS encoding toll/interleukin-1 receptor domain-containing protein, giving the protein MSDSQLISDFFSRDVLLGDRALKAAVADRGEEALRLFIPEQEGYGASGLQIEQRLAKLAASIGANAVDYLIRVIRNGSWQSMLSAAPAFAGLREHKQRATEGLVDVLKQGEIDSQRLAIEALGYLGADDLAFCISEFAENGEWIPQRDHRRQPSRYHLDKFYFYVAQALIRMTASLTSVNAISRCLRQFRDFLPICDEVLGQNRISGWDVRFVQHNFPSRAADPLVRDWIASDSHFLQDCGVEALGHLRLSRTSAFLLSVLEDPRFNDSVRKTAGISLSEFADAGAAAKLAERLNSASDSPGFSWAFASLYAHDVAWPACDEFVEELLGQENNDSEISAHMIYSLACRGDTRAERSFSALNSQHLHMRGTGAIACARFNPESAREALFGRDEEANNPMELACILAAQVHAGHVEKVDSLHQALTTFGELPFLRPIWKREVLYAFFVAEGSDSERGRLWCEAALETPRRVVTEMQALLKRRAREVSANRLPRSQAELASAASRESQEVKDKFDVFISHASEDKINLAEPLYHALVAAGVTVWFDKTELKLGDGLRRKIDEGLARCRYGIVILSPSFLAKQWPQNELGALMARETVSGVKAILPIWHDLSVEELLRQAPMLADRLACRSSEEMSSIVAKILDVLKD; this is encoded by the coding sequence ATGAGTGACAGCCAGCTGATCTCTGATTTTTTCAGCCGAGATGTGCTACTGGGCGATCGCGCTTTAAAAGCTGCAGTCGCGGACCGTGGGGAGGAAGCGCTGAGACTGTTCATTCCCGAACAAGAAGGTTATGGAGCCAGCGGGCTTCAGATTGAGCAACGACTGGCAAAGCTTGCCGCGTCGATCGGCGCCAACGCCGTCGACTACCTTATCCGAGTGATTCGCAATGGATCATGGCAGAGTATGCTTTCGGCCGCTCCAGCTTTTGCAGGGTTACGAGAACACAAACAACGAGCCACCGAGGGGCTGGTAGACGTTTTAAAGCAGGGTGAAATTGATTCTCAGCGCCTCGCAATCGAAGCGCTGGGATACTTGGGAGCAGACGATCTAGCATTCTGCATATCAGAGTTTGCCGAGAATGGCGAGTGGATACCTCAGAGGGACCATAGGCGACAGCCTAGTAGGTATCACCTAGACAAATTCTATTTCTACGTCGCACAGGCACTCATACGTATGACCGCGTCGTTAACCAGTGTCAACGCCATCAGTCGTTGCCTTCGCCAGTTCAGAGATTTCCTCCCAATTTGTGACGAAGTACTTGGCCAAAATCGGATCAGTGGCTGGGATGTGCGCTTCGTTCAGCACAATTTTCCGTCGCGGGCAGCGGATCCTCTGGTGAGAGACTGGATCGCCAGTGACTCGCATTTTCTTCAGGATTGTGGCGTCGAAGCACTGGGCCATTTGCGACTCAGTCGAACGAGCGCATTCCTGTTGAGTGTGCTCGAGGACCCACGATTCAACGACTCAGTACGCAAAACCGCGGGCATCAGTCTCTCTGAGTTTGCAGACGCTGGAGCGGCGGCGAAACTTGCGGAACGCTTGAACAGTGCTTCAGATTCCCCGGGATTCTCCTGGGCGTTTGCATCGCTCTATGCGCATGATGTGGCGTGGCCCGCGTGCGATGAATTCGTTGAGGAGCTTTTAGGCCAGGAGAACAACGACTCTGAGATCTCGGCACACATGATTTATTCGCTAGCATGCCGAGGCGACACCCGAGCGGAACGAAGTTTCTCAGCATTGAACTCACAGCATCTCCACATGCGCGGAACAGGCGCAATCGCCTGCGCTCGATTCAATCCAGAAAGTGCTCGCGAAGCGCTGTTTGGGCGCGATGAGGAAGCTAATAATCCGATGGAACTCGCGTGCATACTCGCTGCCCAAGTGCACGCTGGTCACGTAGAGAAGGTCGACTCGCTGCACCAAGCACTCACCACGTTTGGTGAATTGCCGTTTCTCAGACCCATCTGGAAGCGTGAGGTGCTGTATGCGTTCTTTGTTGCGGAGGGAAGCGACTCGGAGCGAGGGAGGCTCTGGTGCGAGGCAGCTTTGGAGACACCTAGGCGAGTCGTCACGGAGATGCAGGCACTGCTCAAGCGCAGAGCCAGGGAAGTCAGTGCGAACCGGTTGCCGAGGTCGCAAGCGGAACTGGCCTCGGCAGCATCGCGTGAGTCGCAAGAAGTTAAAGACAAATTCGACGTGTTTATATCGCACGCCTCAGAGGACAAAATAAACCTCGCGGAACCTCTCTATCATGCTCTCGTGGCTGCCGGTGTAACCGTGTGGTTCGACAAGACCGAGCTTAAGCTCGGAGACGGGCTACGCCGCAAGATCGACGAAGGCTTAGCGCGTTGTCGCTATGGTATCGTGATATTGAGCCCAAGTTTTCTAGCCAAACAGTGGCCACAAAATGAACTTGGTGCATTAATGGCGCGGGAGACAGTGTCAGGGGTTAAAGCGATCCTGCCTATCTGGCACGATCTGAGCGTTGAGGAATTGCTCCGCCAAGCACCGATGCTGGCCGATCGACTCGCGTGCCGCAGTTCAGAAGAGATGAGCTCAATTGTGGCGAAGATCCTGGATGTACTAAAAGACTGA
- a CDS encoding SUKH-4 family immunity protein, whose amino-acid sequence MNAEIFDQFTLYPESSLLTFALPDEHVRFLAHVGLPTWCAPNMHFGEVGEKWVLLPAIEAGSKRCLALGEDRNEAPIGIDLVDHSVWVLPHQTEPLFMARNVLELAKVLSRFQASIDAAVDHDSSAYVERRVRASYLHSFISWANEESPSLLRAGSYWHGVLLWLGVPHDSLQATGLSDRT is encoded by the coding sequence ATGAACGCCGAGATATTTGACCAATTCACTCTCTATCCCGAATCGAGCCTACTCACCTTTGCTCTTCCAGATGAGCACGTGAGGTTCCTCGCTCACGTAGGGCTTCCTACGTGGTGTGCTCCAAATATGCACTTCGGCGAGGTCGGCGAAAAATGGGTTCTGTTGCCGGCCATAGAGGCTGGCAGTAAGCGTTGCCTTGCCCTTGGCGAAGATAGAAATGAAGCCCCTATCGGCATAGATCTAGTTGACCATTCAGTTTGGGTTCTCCCACATCAGACTGAGCCACTCTTTATGGCCAGAAACGTTTTGGAACTAGCCAAGGTACTCTCGCGCTTTCAAGCTTCAATAGACGCTGCGGTTGACCACGATTCTTCTGCCTATGTTGAGAGGCGAGTTCGAGCCAGCTACCTTCACTCGTTCATTTCGTGGGCCAATGAAGAAAGTCCTTCATTGCTTCGAGCAGGCTCATACTGGCACGGCGTATTGCTCTGGTTGGGTGTGCCTCACGATTCGCTGCAGGCGACGGGTCTGTCGGATCGCACTTGA
- a CDS encoding ATP-binding protein, whose amino-acid sequence MLLVNTRTSGSASSASINEIDPRGGAAITGDNAVGKTTTLELFPLFFGTLPSQITETVGGREPMLKFVLPMAQSAIVFEYQRGSDETHDVRCAVLRRTDNDHRPVFRLINGGFREEAFLRTNDEGELTFCDDRQTAQAYEAMGVQVSQLLDIADYRAVILGMEARTQDAKKLRVLSTVYGFGSRLTNLDRLIAAVAKERVDFKDFVRLAITIVQERLSSNGDAPSRQRVTLRQSKEQIQRWLRDRHALELAFSMTKDVELLREACKEHTQSETDLRTARLRIAPALMLRRDQLGANSRFLSKTISDQSEHAADGQDRYQTLNDTASVAANAMLAAKTSVTAEEARRGSLSLDAVHSWSAAVERIPQLQDDQATVKAQIESHSGKADKIISNYKDLIHNASQMATKAAAKLRDGKDAVRIRWSADSTRLTELHQQRVREVDEELDGQSGEIGFQLDNVIEAKATLKAQINSAQASAATQEALELARSAVEVSQGQQTETLRVAGQAALKSQTATRAFLDAEGVVARAQTRVIECEMQVRDAQARISPADGTLLSVLRASSGDDWKSSLAKILDPALLQRSDLDPVRLSGEESETVYGWQLRTQGIEAPAWADDQQMRDALIQAQKTLVAALDKLRAAEDAQAAAAKSEKESAEASLLAEAESTAATSRLSARKSVMESAKLASELEIKALKVDGQSHFDKLDHRFKELTNQINAAKNAHKGTKERLRSELQSDLKENERALAVEIAGIEEEAVIVEKRGEDSAARLGEELDLELKSAGVDPQRLKELNKRAEDFYREIESAESRRPTVNLWRAWLSEGGDQILASLIEQHRLAEKESRRAMEELGQHNRDFKSKQNELSVEVERLEKIGKRMDQEILDLAGLLKGHGLPEITTREADPDVSVEDIKGDLGRAQLMVEQRYDLVTRRASPIRDALTGTTSAVSEFVQSHLDSMPDGVSRIRVAEELCILHKELGRQVLPNVINEASVILQQVRQFRGVITRFEAEVKRFNAELQKGLSVAHFKRIDDFKVAIVSNFSDLDLIKEVDEIERVARDHEANIRVSDVPQLPDANTAGALTKFLALLRSDSTVELDLASHVALRGSVTVNGETRHFSREADLEHISSTGINAIILISLLVGMLNMVRGKADLYIPWISDEVGKFDAGNFKGLMDTLRENRIDPVTASPKLTPAEFRHFERRYLFRDRGAIGLFAPAARRGKSGSVDGRVGATVGFEGADHET is encoded by the coding sequence TCGATTGATCAATGGCGGATTTCGTGAGGAGGCCTTCCTCCGCACCAACGACGAAGGCGAATTAACTTTTTGCGATGACCGTCAGACGGCCCAAGCCTATGAGGCTATGGGGGTTCAAGTCTCGCAGCTGCTCGACATCGCCGATTACAGGGCGGTGATCTTAGGCATGGAAGCCCGCACACAAGATGCCAAGAAGCTGCGAGTGCTCAGTACGGTCTACGGCTTCGGATCGCGATTGACCAATCTCGATCGCTTGATCGCGGCAGTGGCAAAGGAGCGCGTTGATTTCAAGGATTTTGTAAGGCTGGCCATCACCATCGTGCAGGAGCGTTTGAGCTCGAACGGGGATGCTCCTAGTCGCCAGCGGGTAACCCTACGACAAAGCAAAGAGCAGATTCAGCGGTGGCTGCGGGACCGCCATGCGCTAGAGCTTGCCTTCTCAATGACCAAGGATGTTGAATTGCTGCGGGAAGCCTGCAAGGAGCATACCCAGTCGGAAACTGACCTGCGAACTGCCCGCTTGCGAATCGCACCAGCCCTTATGCTGCGTCGAGACCAGCTCGGTGCAAACAGTAGGTTTCTGTCCAAAACAATATCGGATCAGTCTGAACATGCGGCCGATGGACAGGATCGGTACCAAACGTTGAACGACACGGCTTCGGTGGCGGCCAATGCGATGCTCGCTGCAAAGACTTCCGTCACAGCCGAGGAGGCGCGACGCGGATCCCTGTCGTTGGATGCAGTGCATTCATGGAGCGCAGCTGTGGAACGGATCCCCCAGCTACAGGACGATCAGGCGACGGTGAAGGCTCAGATCGAGAGTCACAGTGGTAAAGCCGATAAGATCATTTCCAACTACAAGGACTTGATCCACAACGCAAGTCAGATGGCGACCAAGGCCGCAGCCAAGCTCCGTGATGGCAAGGATGCGGTGCGAATTCGTTGGTCTGCTGATTCCACCCGGCTGACCGAACTGCACCAGCAGCGTGTTCGTGAAGTCGATGAAGAGTTGGATGGCCAATCCGGAGAAATTGGCTTCCAGCTCGACAATGTGATCGAGGCGAAGGCAACTCTTAAGGCCCAGATCAACTCCGCTCAAGCAAGCGCAGCGACCCAAGAGGCGCTCGAACTGGCGAGGTCAGCTGTTGAGGTTTCGCAGGGCCAGCAGACGGAAACTTTGCGTGTGGCCGGTCAGGCAGCACTGAAGAGCCAGACTGCCACGCGCGCATTTCTGGACGCTGAAGGTGTCGTGGCGAGGGCGCAAACCCGTGTGATCGAATGCGAGATGCAGGTGCGCGATGCACAGGCACGCATTTCCCCCGCTGATGGCACCTTGCTTAGTGTCCTGCGCGCCAGCTCCGGCGACGACTGGAAGTCTTCGTTGGCAAAAATCTTGGATCCTGCCCTGCTGCAGCGCAGCGACCTTGATCCCGTTCGGCTATCGGGTGAGGAAAGTGAAACAGTCTACGGTTGGCAATTGCGAACCCAAGGCATTGAGGCGCCAGCATGGGCCGACGACCAGCAAATGCGGGATGCGCTCATCCAAGCGCAAAAAACTTTGGTCGCAGCGTTGGACAAGCTTCGCGCGGCGGAAGATGCGCAAGCTGCTGCCGCCAAGTCCGAAAAAGAGTCCGCAGAAGCCAGTCTGCTTGCTGAGGCCGAGTCCACAGCGGCAACATCGCGGCTGAGTGCCCGAAAGAGTGTGATGGAGAGCGCTAAGTTGGCCTCTGAGCTAGAGATCAAAGCGTTGAAAGTGGATGGACAATCCCACTTTGACAAGCTTGATCACAGGTTCAAGGAGCTCACGAATCAGATCAACGCAGCAAAGAACGCTCACAAGGGAACCAAAGAGCGGTTGCGTTCCGAGTTGCAATCCGATCTGAAAGAGAACGAGCGTGCGCTTGCCGTTGAGATCGCAGGAATCGAGGAGGAGGCCGTTATCGTTGAAAAACGCGGTGAAGACTCTGCAGCTCGGCTAGGCGAGGAGTTAGACCTTGAACTTAAGAGCGCAGGGGTTGACCCACAAAGACTGAAAGAGCTCAACAAACGGGCAGAAGATTTCTATAGAGAAATCGAATCTGCTGAGTCTCGGCGGCCGACAGTGAACCTGTGGCGCGCATGGTTGAGCGAGGGGGGCGACCAGATTCTAGCCAGCCTGATCGAGCAACATCGCCTGGCCGAAAAGGAAAGCAGGCGCGCCATGGAAGAACTCGGCCAGCACAACCGTGATTTCAAATCCAAACAGAATGAGCTCAGCGTCGAGGTCGAGCGACTGGAAAAAATCGGTAAGCGAATGGATCAGGAAATCCTAGACTTGGCGGGTCTGTTGAAAGGGCACGGCTTGCCAGAGATCACGACCCGCGAGGCTGACCCCGATGTGAGTGTTGAAGATATCAAGGGAGATCTCGGCCGTGCGCAGTTGATGGTGGAGCAGCGCTACGATCTGGTGACCCGCCGGGCCTCACCCATTCGCGATGCGCTAACTGGTACCACCAGCGCAGTCTCCGAGTTCGTGCAGAGCCACCTTGATTCCATGCCTGACGGAGTAAGTCGGATCCGGGTGGCAGAGGAGCTTTGCATTCTGCACAAAGAGCTTGGAAGGCAGGTACTTCCCAACGTGATTAACGAGGCGTCGGTCATATTGCAACAGGTTCGCCAGTTCCGCGGCGTCATCACGCGCTTCGAAGCCGAGGTCAAACGCTTCAATGCGGAGTTGCAAAAGGGACTGAGTGTTGCCCACTTCAAGCGTATCGATGACTTCAAGGTTGCCATAGTCTCAAACTTTTCTGACCTGGATCTCATCAAAGAGGTTGACGAGATTGAGCGGGTGGCGCGCGATCACGAGGCCAATATCCGAGTGAGTGATGTTCCTCAGCTACCCGACGCCAACACGGCTGGCGCGTTGACCAAGTTCTTGGCGCTCCTTCGCTCGGACTCCACCGTGGAGCTAGACCTAGCGTCGCATGTAGCACTCCGGGGCAGCGTCACGGTCAACGGCGAAACTCGACACTTCAGCCGCGAGGCCGATCTGGAGCACATCTCCTCGACCGGTATCAATGCAATCATCTTGATCAGTTTGCTCGTGGGAATGCTCAATATGGTGCGCGGCAAGGCCGATCTCTACATTCCGTGGATCTCAGATGAGGTTGGCAAATTTGATGCTGGCAACTTCAAGGGACTTATGGACACGCTGCGCGAGAACCGAATCGATCCAGTTACGGCATCGCCAAAACTCACGCCAGCTGAGTTTCGCCATTTCGAACGCCGCTACCTTTTTAGAGACCGAGGCGCGATCGGTCTTTTTGCCCCGGCGGCGCGCCGTGGTAAATCTGGTTCAGTCGATGGTCGTGTTGGTGCCACGGTGGGTTTTGAAGGAGCAGACCATGAAACCTGA